In Streptomyces sp. NBC_01551, one DNA window encodes the following:
- a CDS encoding MoaD/ThiS family protein: MATGTIRYWAAAKAAAKTAEEPYSARTLAEALDGVRERHPGELTRVLLRCSFLVNDEPVGKRPHDAVLLTEGGTVEVLPPFAGG, encoded by the coding sequence GTGGCAACCGGAACCATCCGCTACTGGGCGGCGGCCAAGGCCGCGGCCAAGACGGCGGAGGAGCCGTACTCGGCGCGGACACTGGCCGAGGCACTCGACGGGGTGCGCGAACGCCACCCCGGGGAGCTGACCCGAGTCCTGCTGCGCTGCTCCTTCCTCGTGAACGACGAGCCTGTGGGCAAGCGCCCGCACGATGCCGTCCTGCTGACCGAGGGGGGCACCGTCGAGGTGCTCCCGCCGTTCGCGGGCGGGTGA
- a CDS encoding response regulator transcription factor, with protein MSSLLLLTNALQPSTEVLPALGLLLHNVRVAPAEGPALVDTPGADVILVDGRRDLPQVRSLCQLLRSTGPGCPLILVVTEGGLAAVTADWGIDDVLLDTAGPAEVEARLRLATGRQQLGSDDSPMEIRNGDLSVDEATYSAKLKGRVLDLTFKEFELLKYLAQHPGRVFTRAQLLQEVWGYDYFGGTRTVDVHVRRLRAKLGPEHESLIGTVRNVGYRFVTPEKVERAAAEAAAQAERQAAAQAERQAAAAVTRTDESPVIVQSAGRPAQR; from the coding sequence ATGAGCTCTCTTCTGCTGCTGACCAACGCCCTGCAGCCGTCGACCGAGGTGCTGCCCGCCCTCGGCCTGCTGCTGCACAACGTACGCGTGGCCCCCGCCGAGGGGCCGGCCCTGGTGGACACGCCGGGCGCCGACGTGATCCTCGTCGACGGGCGCCGCGACCTCCCGCAGGTGCGCTCCCTGTGCCAGCTGCTGCGCTCGACCGGGCCCGGCTGTCCGCTGATCCTCGTGGTCACCGAGGGCGGCCTGGCGGCCGTCACCGCCGACTGGGGCATCGACGACGTCCTCCTCGACACCGCCGGACCGGCCGAGGTCGAGGCGCGGCTGCGGCTGGCCACCGGCCGCCAGCAGCTCGGCTCGGACGACTCCCCGATGGAGATCCGCAACGGCGACCTGTCGGTCGACGAGGCGACGTACTCGGCGAAGCTGAAGGGGCGGGTCCTCGACCTCACCTTCAAGGAGTTCGAGCTGCTCAAGTACCTGGCGCAGCACCCGGGCCGGGTCTTCACGCGCGCCCAGCTGCTCCAGGAGGTCTGGGGCTACGACTACTTCGGCGGCACCCGGACGGTCGACGTGCACGTCCGGCGGCTGCGCGCGAAACTCGGCCCCGAGCACGAGTCGCTGATCGGCACGGTCCGCAACGTCGGCTACCGCTTCGTCACCCCGGAGAAGGTGGAACGGGCCGCGGCGGAGGCGGCCGCGCAGGCGGAGCGGCAGGCCGCGGCTCAGGCGGAGCGGCAGGCGGCGGCCGCCGTCACCCGGACGGACGAATCGCCCGTGATCGTCCAGTCGGCAGGACGGCCTGCCCAGAGGTAG
- a CDS encoding LacI family DNA-binding transcriptional regulator, translated as MAKVTRDDVARLAGTSTAVVSYVINNGPRPVAPATRERVLAAIKDLGYRPDRVAQAMASRRTDLIGMIVPDARQPFFAEMAHAVEQAAAERGKMVLVGNSDYRTEREVHYLRAFLGMRVSGLILVSQGMSEQAASEIEAWDARVVLLHERPEAIDDVAVVTDDIGGAQLATRHLLEHGHAYVACIGGVENTPSVGDPVADHVEGWRRAMQESGRSTEGRLIEAPYNRYDAYTVALEVLARPDRPTAIFCATDDQAIGVLRAARELRIDVPGELAVAGFDDVKEAALTDPPLTTVASDRPAMARAAVDLVLDDALRVAGSRRERLKQFPSALVVRRSCGCR; from the coding sequence GTGGCCAAGGTGACGCGGGATGACGTGGCACGACTTGCGGGTACGTCTACCGCCGTCGTGAGCTATGTCATCAACAACGGACCCCGGCCGGTTGCCCCGGCCACGCGCGAGCGTGTCCTCGCCGCGATCAAGGACCTGGGCTACCGCCCGGACCGGGTCGCGCAGGCGATGGCGTCGCGGCGCACCGACCTCATAGGCATGATCGTCCCGGACGCGCGTCAGCCCTTCTTCGCGGAGATGGCGCACGCGGTCGAGCAGGCCGCCGCCGAGCGCGGAAAGATGGTGCTGGTCGGGAACTCCGACTACCGCACCGAGCGCGAGGTCCACTACCTGCGGGCCTTCCTCGGGATGCGGGTGTCGGGCCTGATCCTGGTCAGCCAGGGCATGAGCGAGCAGGCCGCCAGCGAGATCGAGGCCTGGGACGCCAGGGTGGTGCTGCTGCACGAGCGCCCGGAGGCGATCGACGACGTCGCGGTCGTCACGGACGACATCGGCGGCGCCCAGCTCGCCACCCGCCACCTGCTGGAGCACGGGCACGCGTACGTGGCCTGCATCGGCGGCGTCGAGAACACCCCCTCCGTCGGCGACCCGGTCGCCGACCACGTCGAGGGCTGGCGGCGGGCCATGCAGGAGTCGGGCCGCTCGACCGAGGGCCGGCTCATCGAGGCCCCGTACAACCGCTACGACGCGTACACCGTCGCGCTGGAGGTGCTGGCCCGGCCGGACCGCCCGACGGCGATCTTCTGCGCCACCGACGACCAGGCCATCGGCGTGCTGCGGGCGGCGCGTGAGCTGCGCATCGACGTGCCCGGTGAGCTGGCGGTGGCGGGCTTCGACGACGTCAAGGAAGCGGCGCTGACGGACCCGCCGCTGACGACGGTCGCCTCGGACCGCCCGGCGATGGCCCGCGCGGCCGTGGACCTGGTGCTGGACGACGCCCTGCGCGTGGCCGGCTCCCGCCGCGAGCGCCTGAAGCAGTTCCCCTCGGCCCTGGTCGTCCGCCGCTCCTGCGGCTGCCGCTGA
- a CDS encoding S1C family serine protease: protein MTDSFRREGEYPHHPQENSPAQPAPFGDDWQRGRDRLAQDTAYPPPPAYAPPAPAPGWHEAHQLPGPLPGPADPAAPAPVGPAHAARAKRPVALLATVALVAALIGGGTAAAVEQFLGDKAPGSAGGFPGTNVSQSSTGSVAGVAEQVSPSVVRIDTRTSQGTGTGSGIVLTADGEIVTNNHVVSGASAIQVTMSDGKKYDAKLVGTDPDKDLALIKLQGASGLKPAKLGNSDGLKVGEQVVAIGSPDRLTGTVTSGIVSALNREVNVPKSEQQAPRSRQGTDGWPFSYDGQQFNGNTGSDTTSYKAIQTDASLNPGNSGGALVNLNGEIVGMPSAIYSPAGDSSSAGSVGLGFAIPVNTIKADLAALRNGSGTGGGTGA from the coding sequence ATGACCGACAGCTTCCGCCGCGAAGGCGAGTACCCGCATCACCCGCAGGAGAACTCCCCGGCCCAGCCCGCGCCGTTCGGCGACGACTGGCAGCGCGGACGCGACCGGCTCGCGCAGGACACCGCCTACCCCCCGCCCCCCGCGTACGCGCCCCCGGCGCCGGCGCCGGGCTGGCACGAGGCCCACCAGCTCCCCGGCCCGCTCCCCGGCCCGGCTGACCCGGCGGCCCCGGCCCCCGTCGGCCCCGCCCACGCGGCCCGCGCCAAACGCCCCGTAGCCCTCCTCGCCACCGTCGCCCTCGTCGCCGCGCTCATCGGCGGCGGCACGGCGGCCGCCGTCGAGCAGTTCCTCGGCGACAAGGCCCCCGGCTCCGCGGGCGGCTTCCCCGGCACCAACGTCTCGCAGTCCAGCACCGGCTCGGTCGCCGGCGTGGCCGAGCAGGTCAGCCCCTCCGTCGTCCGCATCGACACCCGCACCAGCCAGGGCACCGGCACCGGATCCGGCATCGTCCTCACCGCCGACGGCGAGATCGTCACCAACAACCACGTCGTCAGCGGCGCCTCCGCGATCCAGGTGACGATGAGCGACGGCAAGAAGTACGACGCCAAGCTCGTCGGCACCGACCCCGACAAGGACCTCGCGCTCATCAAGCTCCAGGGCGCGTCCGGCCTCAAGCCGGCCAAGCTCGGCAACTCCGACGGTCTCAAGGTCGGCGAGCAGGTCGTCGCCATCGGCTCCCCCGACCGCCTCACCGGCACCGTCACCAGCGGCATCGTCTCCGCCCTGAACCGCGAGGTGAACGTACCGAAGTCCGAGCAGCAGGCCCCGCGCAGCCGCCAGGGCACCGACGGGTGGCCCTTCTCGTACGACGGACAGCAGTTCAACGGGAACACCGGCTCGGACACCACCTCGTACAAGGCGATCCAGACCGACGCCTCCCTCAACCCCGGCAACTCCGGCGGCGCCCTCGTCAACCTGAACGGCGAGATCGTCGGCATGCCCTCCGCGATCTACTCGCCCGCCGGCGACAGCTCCAGCGCCGGCAGCGTCGGCCTCGGCTTCGCCATCCCGGTGAACACCATCAAGGCCGACCTGGCCGCCCTCCGCAACGGCAGCGGCACCGGCGGCGGCACCGGCGCCTAG
- a CDS encoding response regulator transcription factor → MTAEGTSQRILVVDDEPAVREALRRSLAFEGYGAQTAVDGLDALDKAASYAPDLIVLDIQMPRMDGLTAARRLRAAGSTTPILMLTARDTVGDRVTGLDAGADDYLVKPFELDELFARVRALLRRSAYAAPAAGGAAPEDTLTFGDLRMDLATREVTRGGRPVELTRTEFTLLEMFLAHPRQVLTREQILKTVWGFDFEPSSNSLDVYVMYLRRKTEAGGESRIVHTVRGVGYVLRAGESGPE, encoded by the coding sequence ATGACCGCCGAAGGCACCTCGCAGCGCATCCTCGTCGTCGACGACGAGCCGGCCGTCCGCGAGGCCCTGCGCCGCAGCCTCGCCTTCGAGGGGTACGGGGCACAGACCGCCGTCGACGGCCTCGACGCCCTCGACAAGGCGGCCTCGTACGCCCCGGACCTGATCGTCCTCGACATCCAGATGCCCCGGATGGACGGCCTGACGGCGGCCCGCCGGCTGCGCGCCGCCGGCAGCACCACCCCGATCCTGATGCTGACCGCCCGCGACACCGTCGGCGACCGCGTCACCGGCCTCGACGCGGGCGCCGACGACTACCTCGTCAAGCCCTTCGAGCTGGACGAGCTGTTCGCCCGCGTCCGCGCCCTGCTGCGCCGCAGCGCGTACGCCGCCCCGGCGGCCGGCGGGGCGGCGCCCGAGGACACGCTGACCTTCGGCGACCTCCGGATGGACCTCGCCACCCGCGAGGTCACCCGGGGCGGCCGCCCGGTGGAGCTGACCCGCACCGAGTTCACACTGCTGGAGATGTTCCTGGCGCACCCCCGCCAGGTCCTGACCCGCGAGCAGATCCTCAAGACCGTCTGGGGCTTCGACTTCGAGCCCAGCTCCAACTCCCTGGACGTGTACGTGATGTACCTGCGCCGCAAGACCGAGGCGGGCGGGGAGTCCCGGATCGTCCACACCGTGCGCGGGGTGGGCTACGTACTGCGCGCGGGCGAGAGCGGTCCCGAGTGA
- a CDS encoding cell wall metabolism sensor histidine kinase WalK: MNPLVRFRALPLRSRLALLVTVAVAVAVAAVAAVSWVMVRTQLRDQLDRSLMATNPNQQVVRVLREGCVTAPARPSQEIAGNLNATVQIVTADGGHCWVGGMSTLPVTTIDREVAGGKRPPTLHDVTTTDGTAMRVYTLTAQANGQLFAISIAKPLADIDKPLSTLAWVLLLVSGIGVVGAGAAGLWVARTGLRPVDELTDAVEHIARTEDLTVRIPVEGEDEIARLSQSFNAMTAALASSQDRQAQLIADAGHELRTPLTSLRTNIELLARSESTGRAIPPEDRRELLASVKAQMTELASLIGDLQELSRPDAPGHAPLQVVALHEVVRSALSRARLRGPELHFTDDLAPWYVRGEAAALERAVVNVLDNAVKFSPPGGTVEVALRAGELTVRDHGPGIPAEDLPHVFERFWRSSSARALPGSGLGLSIVDRTVRRAGGSVELRAAPAGGAGTEAVLRVPGAPTPPPPEQPSVVPQQ; this comes from the coding sequence TTGAACCCGCTCGTCCGGTTCCGCGCCCTGCCCCTGCGCTCGCGCCTCGCACTGCTGGTCACGGTCGCGGTCGCGGTGGCCGTCGCGGCCGTCGCCGCCGTCTCGTGGGTGATGGTCCGCACGCAGCTGCGCGATCAGCTCGACCGCTCGCTGATGGCGACCAACCCGAACCAGCAGGTCGTACGGGTGCTGCGGGAGGGCTGTGTCACCGCGCCCGCCCGGCCGTCCCAGGAGATCGCCGGGAACCTGAACGCGACCGTCCAGATCGTCACCGCCGACGGCGGCCACTGCTGGGTGGGCGGCATGTCCACGCTGCCCGTCACCACCATCGACCGCGAGGTCGCCGGGGGCAAGCGGCCGCCCACCCTGCACGACGTGACGACCACCGACGGCACCGCGATGCGCGTCTACACCCTGACCGCGCAGGCGAACGGCCAGCTGTTCGCGATCTCCATCGCGAAGCCGCTCGCCGACATCGACAAGCCGCTGTCCACCCTGGCCTGGGTGCTGCTGCTGGTCAGCGGCATCGGTGTGGTCGGCGCGGGCGCGGCCGGCCTGTGGGTGGCCCGGACGGGGCTGCGGCCGGTCGACGAACTCACCGACGCCGTCGAGCACATCGCCCGCACCGAGGACCTCACCGTACGGATCCCGGTGGAGGGCGAGGACGAGATCGCCCGCCTGTCCCAGTCCTTCAACGCGATGACGGCCGCGCTCGCCTCCTCCCAGGACCGGCAGGCTCAGCTGATCGCCGACGCCGGGCACGAGCTGCGCACCCCGCTGACCTCCCTGCGCACCAACATCGAGCTGCTCGCGCGCAGCGAGTCCACCGGCCGGGCCATCCCGCCCGAGGACCGCCGGGAGCTGCTGGCCTCGGTCAAGGCGCAGATGACCGAGCTGGCCTCGCTCATCGGGGACCTCCAGGAGCTGTCCCGCCCGGACGCGCCCGGGCACGCCCCGCTCCAGGTGGTCGCGCTGCACGAGGTCGTGCGCAGCGCGCTCTCCCGCGCCCGGCTGCGCGGCCCGGAGCTGCACTTCACCGACGACCTGGCGCCCTGGTACGTACGGGGCGAGGCGGCGGCGCTGGAGCGGGCCGTGGTCAACGTGCTGGACAACGCGGTGAAGTTCAGCCCGCCGGGCGGCACGGTCGAGGTGGCGCTGCGGGCCGGCGAGCTGACCGTAAGGGATCACGGGCCGGGCATCCCGGCGGAGGACCTGCCGCACGTGTTCGAGCGGTTCTGGCGCTCCTCCTCGGCCCGCGCCCTGCCCGGCAGCGGGCTGGGCCTGTCGATCGTGGACCGTACGGTGCGCCGCGCGGGCGGCAGCGTCGAGCTGCGGGCGGCCCCGGCGGGCGGGGCGGGCACGGAGGCGGTGCTGCGCGTCCCGGGCGCGCCGACGCCGCCGCCGCCGGAGCAGCCGTCAGTTGTGCCGCAGCAGTGA
- a CDS encoding phosphatidylinositol-specific phospholipase C, giving the protein MGSGMDRRRFLAGAIAAGAGAAVSFAAAGTASAGTAAARALGTQDWMAGLGDSTALHRMTIPGTHDSGATKGGLYVACQNTSIAQQLDSGIRFLDVRCRVTGGSFAIHHAAFFQDLMFGDVLVACWNFLAAHPSETVLMRLKQEYSGESDATFRAVFDDYLDNRGWRPLFRIADALPSLGQARGKVVLLADNGGLPGLRYGDGSVFDIQDDWNAEPFAKRGKIENQFRRAVQQPGKLFVNYVSTAAYMPPRWNSDRLGPQVHAFVDGAELAGRTGLGIVPMDFPNTRPGLVASLLRHN; this is encoded by the coding sequence ATGGGCAGCGGAATGGACCGGCGGAGATTCCTCGCCGGAGCGATCGCGGCGGGCGCGGGCGCGGCGGTGAGCTTCGCCGCGGCGGGCACGGCCTCCGCGGGCACGGCCGCGGCGCGCGCCCTGGGGACCCAGGACTGGATGGCCGGACTGGGGGACTCCACCGCCCTCCATCGGATGACCATCCCCGGCACCCACGACTCGGGCGCCACCAAGGGCGGGCTCTACGTCGCCTGCCAGAACACCTCGATCGCCCAGCAGCTCGACTCCGGGATCCGGTTCCTGGATGTCCGTTGCCGCGTCACCGGCGGCTCCTTCGCCATCCACCACGCGGCCTTCTTCCAGGACCTGATGTTCGGTGACGTCCTCGTGGCCTGCTGGAACTTCCTGGCCGCGCACCCCTCCGAGACGGTGCTGATGCGCCTCAAGCAGGAGTACTCCGGGGAGAGCGACGCGACGTTCCGCGCCGTCTTCGACGACTACCTCGACAACCGGGGCTGGCGGCCCCTGTTCCGGATCGCGGACGCGCTGCCCTCCCTCGGGCAGGCCCGGGGCAAGGTCGTGCTGCTGGCCGACAACGGCGGGCTGCCCGGCCTGCGCTACGGGGACGGCAGCGTCTTCGACATCCAGGACGACTGGAACGCCGAGCCGTTCGCCAAGCGCGGCAAGATCGAGAACCAGTTCCGCCGGGCCGTGCAGCAGCCCGGCAAGCTCTTCGTGAACTACGTCAGCACGGCCGCGTACATGCCGCCGCGCTGGAACTCCGACCGGCTGGGCCCGCAGGTGCACGCCTTCGTCGACGGCGCGGAGCTCGCCGGCCGGACCGGGCTCGGGATCGTCCCGATGGACTTCCCCAACACCCGGCCGGGCCTGGTGGCCTCACTGCTGCGGCACAACTGA
- a CDS encoding TetR/AcrR family transcriptional regulator codes for MGNREDLLAGARRCLEEKGYLRTTVRDIAAASNVSMAAIGYHFGSRDALLNLALFAAMDEWAAGSGRLAGQGATAAERYADTWDRKIRDFGDMRWLWLASVEAFVHAQSSPELLATLAENQRQARRMVAAQLRGVPEDAVTEEDVRALGSVHIALLSGVMVQALTDPGQAPTGRELAQGLRAMAELLDS; via the coding sequence ATGGGAAATCGCGAGGACCTGCTGGCCGGAGCGCGCCGCTGCCTGGAGGAGAAGGGCTACCTGCGCACGACCGTGCGCGACATCGCCGCGGCCTCGAACGTGAGCATGGCGGCCATCGGCTACCACTTCGGCTCCCGCGACGCGCTGCTGAACCTCGCCCTCTTCGCCGCCATGGACGAGTGGGCCGCCGGGTCCGGTCGGCTCGCCGGCCAGGGCGCCACCGCCGCGGAGCGGTACGCCGACACCTGGGACCGCAAGATCCGCGACTTCGGCGACATGCGCTGGCTCTGGCTCGCCTCCGTCGAGGCCTTCGTGCACGCGCAGTCCTCGCCCGAGCTGCTCGCCACCCTCGCCGAGAACCAGCGCCAGGCCCGGCGCATGGTGGCCGCGCAACTGCGCGGGGTTCCCGAGGACGCGGTCACCGAGGAGGACGTACGCGCCCTCGGGTCCGTGCACATCGCCCTGCTCAGCGGGGTGATGGTGCAGGCGCTGACCGACCCGGGGCAGGCGCCGACCGGGCGGGAGCTCGCCCAAGGCTTGCGCGCCATGGCCGAGTTGCTCGACAGCTGA
- a CDS encoding alpha/beta fold hydrolase has protein sequence MRHTLTIDGRTLSYLDFGGPGRPLLALHGGMSEGLAFAGLAGALGDGWRVIAPDQRGHGDSDRAADYGREGYLSDAVALLDHLGLDAPVALLGYSLGGFNAYHLAAAHPDRVAALVNVDATVEIDPDTAGGLFGFLPGMRYTAPTREELLAAAGPVGSQFVEQALRPLPDGGWRLPFHPQDMLDSAEACRGDHWDAWLGSGCPALLVHGTRSQSLRQDTADAMVTRRPGTSYAPLDGDHFLPFTHPEGFHEAVTRFLAAL, from the coding sequence ATGCGCCACACGCTGACGATCGACGGCCGCACGCTGTCGTACCTGGACTTCGGCGGCCCGGGCCGCCCGCTCCTCGCCCTGCACGGGGGCATGTCCGAAGGCCTCGCCTTCGCCGGCCTCGCCGGCGCCCTGGGTGACGGGTGGCGGGTCATCGCCCCCGACCAGCGCGGCCACGGCGACTCCGACCGGGCCGCCGACTACGGCCGCGAGGGCTACCTCTCGGACGCCGTGGCCCTCCTCGACCACCTCGGCCTGGACGCCCCCGTGGCCCTCCTCGGCTACTCCCTCGGCGGGTTCAACGCCTACCACCTGGCCGCCGCCCACCCCGACCGCGTCGCGGCCCTCGTCAACGTGGACGCCACCGTGGAGATCGACCCCGACACGGCGGGAGGGCTCTTCGGCTTCCTGCCGGGCATGCGCTACACCGCCCCCACCCGCGAGGAACTCCTCGCCGCGGCCGGGCCGGTGGGCTCCCAGTTCGTCGAGCAGGCGCTGCGCCCGCTCCCCGACGGGGGCTGGCGGCTGCCGTTCCACCCGCAGGACATGCTCGACTCCGCCGAGGCCTGCCGCGGCGACCACTGGGACGCCTGGCTCGGGAGCGGCTGCCCGGCGCTGCTGGTCCACGGCACCCGCAGCCAGTCGCTCAGGCAGGACACCGCCGACGCGATGGTCACCCGCCGGCCCGGGACCTCGTACGCGCCCCTGGACGGGGACCACTTCCTGCCCTTCACGCACCCGGAGGGCTTCCACGAGGCCGTCACCCGGTTCCTGGCGGCGCTCTGA
- a CDS encoding bifunctional UDP-sugar hydrolase/5'-nucleotidase — protein MSATPQRHRRARRLTLAALAVTAGAGAMVAAALPAGAASGGGTAKSRTVDVQLLSFNDFHGTLEAPQGSSGTVTERQADGTTKAIPAGGVEYLATGLREARKGHEYSVTAAAGDMIGGSPMLSGLFHDEPTVEALNKLKLDVSSVGNHEFDEGKAELRRMAYGGCHPTDGCSEFGKEYTGAEFKYLAANVTDEKTKRPMLNPTFIWQKGDVKIGFIGVTLEGTPDVVTADGVKGLKFGDEVETINKYAAELNKQGVKSIVALIHEGGLPANGAYNYDCDVPGAGAGVSGAIVDIAKNVDPKVDALVTGHTHQAYACNIPDPAGNPRMVTSAASYGRLFTDTTLKYDRKTKDIVRTAASAPKPVNKIVSRDLPKAPDMTELITRWNALAAPVASRPMGFISADIAGRGSEAPEKPLGDLIADAQLEATAPAAKGGAQLAIMNPGGIRADLAYKAAGAEGDGVVTYGESYTVQPFNNLMNIVDLTGAQLITALQQQVSGTVNGPNPKILQVSKGFTYTLDMTKTGADRIVVDSVKLNGAAIDPAKTYRVAMNEFLAGGGDGFTVLKEHKNKLVGVPDLEAFNTYLAKSTEAAPIAPPAADRITVVK, from the coding sequence ATGTCAGCGACGCCACAACGGCACCGCCGAGCCCGCCGGTTGACCCTCGCCGCCCTCGCCGTCACGGCCGGGGCCGGGGCGATGGTCGCCGCAGCACTGCCGGCCGGGGCCGCGAGTGGTGGCGGTACCGCCAAGAGCCGGACCGTCGACGTGCAACTCCTGTCGTTCAACGACTTCCACGGCACCCTGGAGGCCCCGCAGGGCTCCTCGGGCACCGTGACGGAACGCCAGGCGGACGGCACCACCAAGGCCATACCCGCGGGCGGTGTCGAGTACCTCGCCACCGGCCTGCGCGAGGCCCGCAAGGGCCACGAGTACTCCGTCACGGCCGCGGCCGGCGACATGATCGGCGGCAGCCCGATGCTGTCCGGTCTCTTCCACGACGAGCCGACCGTCGAGGCGCTCAACAAGCTGAAGCTGGACGTCAGCAGCGTCGGCAACCACGAGTTCGACGAGGGCAAGGCCGAGCTGCGCCGCATGGCGTACGGCGGCTGCCACCCGACCGACGGGTGCTCCGAGTTCGGCAAGGAGTACACGGGCGCCGAGTTCAAGTACCTCGCCGCGAACGTCACGGACGAGAAGACCAAGCGTCCCATGCTGAACCCGACCTTCATCTGGCAGAAGGGGGACGTGAAGATCGGCTTCATCGGCGTCACCCTGGAGGGCACGCCGGACGTCGTCACCGCCGACGGGGTCAAGGGCCTGAAGTTCGGCGACGAGGTCGAGACGATCAACAAGTACGCCGCCGAGCTGAACAAGCAGGGCGTCAAGTCGATCGTCGCGCTGATCCACGAGGGCGGTCTGCCCGCCAACGGCGCCTACAACTACGACTGCGACGTCCCGGGCGCCGGCGCCGGCGTCTCGGGCGCGATCGTGGACATCGCCAAGAACGTGGACCCGAAGGTCGACGCGCTGGTGACCGGCCACACGCACCAGGCGTACGCCTGCAACATCCCCGACCCGGCGGGCAACCCGCGCATGGTGACCTCGGCCGCCTCGTACGGCCGCCTGTTCACGGACACCACGCTGAAGTACGACCGCAAGACCAAGGACATCGTCCGTACGGCGGCCTCCGCGCCGAAGCCGGTCAACAAGATCGTCAGCCGTGACCTGCCCAAGGCCCCGGACATGACCGAGCTGATCACCCGCTGGAACGCGCTGGCCGCCCCGGTCGCGAGCCGCCCGATGGGCTTCATCTCGGCGGACATCGCGGGCCGCGGTTCCGAGGCCCCCGAGAAGCCGCTCGGCGACCTGATCGCCGACGCCCAGCTGGAGGCCACGGCCCCGGCCGCCAAGGGCGGCGCGCAGCTGGCCATCATGAACCCGGGCGGCATCCGTGCCGACCTGGCCTACAAGGCCGCGGGCGCCGAGGGCGACGGTGTCGTGACGTACGGCGAGTCCTACACGGTCCAGCCGTTCAACAACCTGATGAACATCGTCGACCTGACCGGCGCGCAGCTGATCACCGCGCTCCAGCAGCAGGTCAGCGGCACGGTCAACGGCCCGAACCCGAAGATCCTGCAGGTCTCGAAGGGCTTCACCTACACCCTGGACATGACGAAGACGGGCGCGGACCGCATCGTCGTGGACTCGGTGAAGCTGAACGGCGCGGCGATCGACCCCGCCAAGACCTACCGGGTCGCGATGAACGAGTTCCTCGCGGGCGGCGGTGACGGCTTCACCGTCCTGAAGGAGCACAAGAACAAGCTGGTCGGCGTGCCCGACCTGGAGGCCTTCAACACCTACCTGGCGAAGTCGACCGAGGCGGCCCCGATCGCCCCGCCGGCGGCGGACCGCATCACGGTCGTCAAGTAA
- the mshD gene encoding mycothiol synthase — MTDAAANPEPGRQIVTLDELTEEQAQSVLALIEDAARTDGTTAVSEQGRLQLRGGPREGIRHFLLSDGGRLAGYGQLEDTDPVEAPAAELVIHPALRGRGHGRALGQALLAASGKRIRVWAHGGKSAARHLAQVLGLTLFRELRQLRRPLGGEAAPLPEPTLPAGVTVRTFVPGTDDTAWLAANAAAFAHHPEQGALTQRDLDDRMAQPWFDPKGFFLAERDGELVGFHWTKIHAADRLGEVYVVGVRPGAQGGGLGKALTAIGLRHLESAGMPTAMLYVDADNPAALAVYEGLGFATHEVDLMYRTES, encoded by the coding sequence ATGACTGACGCAGCAGCGAACCCCGAGCCGGGACGGCAGATTGTGACCCTCGACGAACTGACGGAGGAACAGGCCCAGTCCGTCCTCGCCCTGATCGAGGACGCGGCCCGCACGGACGGCACCACCGCCGTGTCCGAGCAGGGCCGCCTCCAGCTGCGCGGCGGGCCGCGCGAGGGGATCCGGCACTTCCTGCTCAGCGACGGCGGCCGCCTCGCCGGATACGGGCAGTTGGAGGACACCGACCCGGTGGAGGCGCCGGCCGCCGAGCTCGTCATCCACCCGGCGCTGCGCGGCCGCGGCCACGGCCGGGCGCTCGGCCAGGCCCTGCTGGCCGCCTCCGGCAAGCGGATCCGGGTGTGGGCGCACGGCGGCAAGTCCGCCGCCCGCCACCTCGCCCAGGTGCTCGGACTGACCCTCTTCCGCGAGCTGCGCCAGCTGCGCCGCCCGCTCGGCGGGGAGGCGGCGCCGCTGCCCGAGCCGACGCTCCCGGCCGGCGTGACGGTCCGTACCTTCGTGCCCGGAACCGACGACACGGCCTGGCTCGCGGCGAACGCGGCCGCCTTCGCTCACCACCCCGAGCAGGGCGCGCTGACGCAGCGGGACCTGGACGACCGCATGGCGCAGCCGTGGTTCGACCCGAAGGGCTTCTTCCTCGCCGAGCGCGACGGGGAGCTCGTCGGCTTCCACTGGACGAAGATCCACGCCGCGGACCGGCTCGGCGAGGTCTACGTGGTGGGCGTGCGCCCCGGCGCCCAGGGCGGCGGCCTCGGCAAGGCCCTCACCGCGATCGGCCTGCGCCACCTCGAATCGGCCGGCATGCCGACGGCGATGCTGTACGTGGACGCCGACAACCCGGCGGCGCTCGCGGTGTACGAGGGGCTCGGCTTCGCCACCCACGAGGTGGACCTGATGTACCGCACCGAAAGCTGA